TGACTGCTGGAGTTTTGGTTTTCTTGCTTTTAAAGAAAAAGTATAAAATTGCAGCTATTTATCTTACAATTTTAATTTTGTTTATTTTGGCCTGTAATTTTATTCCCAGCCTTTTCCCACGTTTCAATAGTATCGATGATACAACCAGTAATCGAATGGATGTCTGGTGGGGAGCGTTTCATGGGTTCCTTGATACGCCCATGCTCGGACGTGGCCCGATGGCTTATACGATTGTTTCCAAAGAACTGGGAACTTACAGTACCTATCATTGTCATAATCTCTTTTTGGACATGATGTTAAACTATGGCATCATCGGCTGTGGTGTTTTCTTGACTTTTATGATTGCCCAGGTAAAACAGCTTTGGAAACGGCTGAGACGAAAAGCTTATAAGGGTATTGGATTATTGACTGTGAGCCTTACGATCGCTGTTCTGATTCATGGAATCACAGATGTGACAATTTTTTGGATTCAGACGGGGCTGCTTTTTATGTTGGCTTATGCTGGAACGGGAATTCGAAATTGGCCGGAAGATCCAACAATTTCAAAAAAAGATCAATAAAAAAGCGGCTGCTTTTAGGCAGCCGCTTTTTTATTTTTAAGGTTCGCTTTTTGAGGCTGGACCTGTTTTACTTAGAATAGTAGGCAATTCAGAAATGAGCATAGCTAGAAAGATCATTGCAAAACCTGCTACCAGTTTTATGGTGAGAGGTTCTCCGAGAAAAACAATGCCGCTGATGCAACCGATCAACGATTCCAGAGACATGATTAAAGAAGCTTTCGAAGGGTTTACATATTTTTCTCCGACGGCCTGTAGTCCAAGTGCGATCATCGTGCAGAAAACAGAGAGATATAAAATAGGCAAAAGGGAAGCTGGCGATAATGCGGGAACGGGTTCGGTAAAAACAGCAACCAAAAAGCTGAGAACGCCGACGACAAAAAATTGAAGGATGCTCATTAGAATCGGGTCATATTGTCTGGAAGCGATGCTTAGAAAAATGATATGAGACGCAAAGAAGAAACCACAGAGAATTGTCAAAAAATCTCCAAAATTCAGAGAAAAGGAATCTCCGGAAAGAGAGATCAGCGCGATTCCAATGATACAGAAAAAAGCGGAGATTAAATTGGCTGGCCGAGGACGGACTTTTCGAATGATCCAGTATAAAAATGGAACAATTATCACATAAATCGTTGTTAAAAATGCATTTTTCCCTGCAGTGGTGTATTTTATGGCAACGGTTTGAAGATAGTAAGATAAAAAGAGAAGCCCACCAAGAACAAAACTGAATTTTAGAGAGTCGAGTGTGAGAAGTTTTAGCTTTTTGTGAAAAATCAAGGCCATCATGACGGCCGCAAAAAGAAAACGAATTCCAAGTAAATATCCTGGTTCAACTAGAGTTGTTGCTTGTTTTATAATAACAAAGCTAGTCCCCCATAGGATGGTGACCAAAAACAAACCAGACTCAGCAAGATGGACCTTTTTTTGATTTTGCATAAATTTATAATTCCTCCAATGAAAATACAAATCAGTATAACATAATTTTTAAGTAAAAGCTATTTTAAGAAAAGGAAATTTAAATGTATAAATAGCGTTATTTTTGTGCAAGTTCATAGAATATTTAGAATATTCATTCTTTTCTATCGGGGGAGGATGTGTTATAATAAATAAATTAATGAGGCTTGAAATTGGAGATGAATAATATGCCCGAACTAGAACAGACGGCGCTTGGAAACGGGATTCGTTTTCTCGGCGTTCGGGATCCTAAATTTAAAACATTTCGTATTTCTGTGAACTTTTTTCTACCGATGAAGAAGAACCGCGCGGCTGCAACGGCAATGATTCCATTTTTGCTTAGCCGTGCCAGTCGTGAGTACCCGGATTTTTCTGCCATGAGTAAAAAAATGGCGGATCTTTACGGCTCGGTAGTGACCGCAGAAGCTTCTAAATTAGGAGATGCGCAGGTATTGACACTTTCTGCTGCCGGAATATCAGATCGCTATGCACTTTCGCAAGAGAAGATTTCTTATGAACTTGCGAATGTGCTTTGCGGGATGATCTTTGATCCGCTGATCGAAAATGGTCTGTTCCCAAAAGATGGATTTGAGCAGGAAAAACGGCAGTCATTGGAACGTATGGATGCAGAGTATAACGACAAACGCATGTATGCACTTTTGCAGTGCCAAAAGTTAATGTTTTCGGATGAGCCTGCTGGAATCGACCGCTTTGGAGGACGAAGTGCGGTAGAAGCACTTCGTCCGGAAGAACTTGTTCCAGCATGGAAAGAACTACTTCGCAACTCTAAAATTGAGCTGCTCTCTCTGGGAGATTGTGATTCACAGGCTGTTTGCAGCGGATTCCAAAAAGCATTTTCGGGGATTCATCGGGAACCGGAAACGTGTGATACGATTGTTAAGGCACCTTCCGAAAAAATTCTAGAAAAGACGGAAAAACAGAACGTTGCACAGGGAAAACTTGTCATGGGATTCCGCTCTGCAATCAATCTGCAGTCTCCCAAGTGGCCTGCAATGGCTCTGATGAATACGGTTTTCGGCGGTTCTCCCAGCAGTAAATTGTTTCTGAATGTACGTGAAAGATTGAGCCTATGCTATTACTGCAGTTCCCTTTTTGATAGTATGAAGGGGGCAATGTTTGTTCAAAGTGGTGTCGAGACCAAAAATTTTGAAGCGGCACAAGCGGAGATTCAGCATCAGATGGATGAAATGAAGAAAGGAAATATTACCGAAGAGGAAATTTCTTCTGCAAAGCTCACGATGGAAAATTCCTATCGTACGGTGATGGATTCTCTCTGGTCTTTGGAAAACTGGTATGTAGGTCAAACGTATGCGCCAAAAATTAAGACGCCGTTAGAATATGCGGATCAGATTTCAAAAGTCAAGTCGGAAGAGATTGTCGAAGCGGCACAGAAGATACAGCCTGCTGCTGTCTATCGTTTGACGTCATCTGAGGGGGCCAAGTCATGAATTTGAGTGAATTAAAAGAAGTCCGCAGCGAGCGATTAGGCGATTGCTATTATGAAGGAAAACATCCTTCCGGGCTGCAGATTTATTTATACCCGAAGAAGAAAAATGCTTCTACCTATGCGATTTTTGGGACACGGTATGGCTCAGTGGATACAAGATTCCGCCGTTCTGATGAGCAGGAAGAAAGTAAAGTCCCAGCAGGAATTGCACATTATCTGGAGCATAAGCTTTTTGAGAGCGAAGACGGGGACGCTTTTACTCGTTATGCAAAAACAGGCGCTTCGGCCAATGCATATACCTCTTTTGATGTGACCTGCTATCTGTTCTCCTGTACGGAGCATGTTTATGATTCGCTGGAGATTTTGCTGGATTTTGTCCAGTCTCCTTATTTTACGGAACAAACAGTCAAAAAAGAGCAGGGAATTATCGGGCAGGAAATCCGTATGTACGACGATGATCCGGATTGGCGTGTCCTCTTTAATATGTTGGAGGCTATGTATCAGAATCATCCGGTTAAGGTGGATATTGCAGGAACAGTAGAGAGTATTGCTAAAATCACGCCTGAATTGCTTTATCGGTGCTACCATACTTTTTATAATTTGAATAATATGGTGCTTTGCGTGGTTGGTAATATTGATCCGCAGAAAGTGCTTGATCTCTGTGATAAAATGCTGAAACCGAGCAAAGCGGTAACAGTAGACCGGATTTTTGAGCCGGAACCGGAAACAGTGCTGAAATCCCGTATAGAGCAAAGCCTTAGTGTGGCTTCTCCACTTTTCAGCCTCGGCTTTAAAGAAAAAGCGGAAAGACGCGCAACGACAAAAGAGATGGCAGAAACCAGTATTCTGCTGTCACTTTTAGCCGACGATTCCTCCCCACTTTTTAGAAGACTTTTGGATGCCTCCCTCATTAACGAGAGCAGCTTTGGATATGAGAATTTTGAAGGACCCGGTTATGCCTGCGTTATCTTTTCCGGAGAATCAAAAGATCCGGATGCTGTCCAAAAGGAAATCTTAAAAGAACTCGAAAGCTATCGTAAAAATGGTGTTTCTGATGAAGCATTTGAGCGTGCGAAGAAAACAGTATACGGAAAAAATGTGTCCTCGTTTAACAGTGTCGAAAGTATTGCGAATGCGATGGCTTCATTTTCATTTGCAGACCGTTCTTTGTTTGCGTATGTAGATGCAATTGCAAATGCGACAAAAGAAGAAGTATTGTCTCGTTTGAATACGCAGCTGCTGCCGGAAAATCGTGTCCTTTCGATCATCCATCCGGAGAAAGCTTAAAGCTTTTTTCGGGTTACATAGAACTGAAAAAGGTGGAACAATATCATGCAGATTATACACAATGTTACTTTTCCAAAGATGGGAATCACGTTGCAGGTCAATGAAATTGCTTTTACGATCGGTTCCAAGCCGATTTATTGGTATGGAATTATTATTGCGACTGGATTGATTCTGGCAATTTTATATACAATGAAAAGCTGCAAAAAATTTCATGTCAATTCTGATCATCTGATTGACTGTATTCTTGTCGGTGTGATCGGTGGTGTGATTGGAGCAAGGGCATATTATGTTATTTTTTATCCAGGGGATAAATACATAAAAGATCCCTCTCAGATTTTTCATATCTGGGAAGGCGGATTGGGCATTTATGGCGGTATCATCGTAGGACTTCTGTGCGGGGCTTTGATGGCAAAGCATCATAAGATGAGCGTCCCTGCCGTATTGGATCTTGCTTCTATGGGCTTTTTGATTGGACAATGTATTGGCCGTTGGGGCAATTTTATCAATCAGGAAGCTTTTGGCATCGAAACAAATCTGCCGTGGGGAATGCAGAGCGATATGACAAGAGCATTTGCTCCCAATCCGGTGCATCCGTGCTTCCTTTATGAATCATTGTGGTGCCTGATTGGATTTTTGCTGCTTCATTTCTTTAGCCGCAAATTGCGTCGTTATGATGGACAAGTATTTTTGTTGTATTCGTGCTGGTATGGACTAGGTAGATTCTTTATAGAGGGCCTGCGCACCGATAGCCTCCTTTTACCCATTGTTCCGTTGCGTGTTTCGCAAGTTGTAGCTGCTGCTGCAGTTCTGGTGTCTATTATTTTGCTGATCGTTTTTCGAAACAGAACAACCCTTTCCGGCTGTGGCGCTCCGGAAGTCGTTTCTTTAAATCATCTGGTCGACGAAATTCCGGAAGATATGATTGAGTCTGAAACAGAACAAAATGCGTCATCAGAAACTGTTAAGGATGAAAAATCGGAAACAGAAACAGTAGAAACGAAAGAATCAGTCCAAACAACGGATTCAGATAAGCAGGAAGATTCCGCTTCTGAAGTAACTAATCAACCTACACAGCAAACGGATGAACCGCAAAAGAAGGAATAAAGGAGAAGCCATTATGGGAAAACGAATTGATGGAAAAGCAATCGCTGCAGAACTGCGAGCGCAGGTAGCTCTTGAAACAGTTGCGATAAAAAAGCAGGGAATAGAACCATCTTTGGCGGTTGTAATTGTCGGGGATGACCCGGCTTCTCGCACTTATGTGAATAATAAGAAAAAAGCCTGTGCCGAAGTAGGAATCCGCAGCCTCGAATTTGCACTTCCAAAAGAAACTTCGCAGAAAGAATTGGAAGAATTGGTGCAGCGTTTAAATAAGGATCCGGATGTTGATGGAATTCTTGTGCAGTCCCCGCTGCCAAAAGGGTTGGATGAAAAAGCGATCGTTAACGAGATCAATCCACAGAAAGATGTAGATGCTTTTCATCCAGTCAATGTAGGACATATCATGATTGGTGATTACAAATTGCTTCCTTGTACGCCGGCGGGTATTATGGAGCTTTTGCGCCATGAAAATATTTCCGTAGAGGGAAAACAGTGTGTGGTGATCGGTCGAAGCAACATTGTTGGAAAACCGATGGCGATGCTTTTAATGCATGCAAACGGAACCGTAACCATTTGTCACAGTAAAACGAAAAATTTAAAAGAGATCTGTAAGCAGGCGGATATCTTGGTGGCGGCAGTTGGCAAAACAAAATTTGTTACAAAAGAAATGGTCAAGCCGGGCGCAGTTGTGATTGATGTCGGAATGGATCGTGACGAAAACGGAAAACTTTGCGGGGACGTTGATTATGAAGCAGTGGAGCCGATTGCGTCTGCAATTACACCGGTTCCCGGAGGGGTTGGTCCCATGACGATTGCGATGCTGCTTAAAAACACGCTGACAGCTTCTAAACAGCGCCGCGGTTGATAGCAATGAAATGCAAATTGGAAAAATGTTTTCGAAAAGGAATTGAGGTTTTAAAGAATGGCAAACCTGTTGGATAAGATTGATTCACCGGCAGATCTGCAGTCTCTTACAAATGAGGAACTGGAGCAGCTCTGCGCAGAGATTCGGCAAAAAATTATAAAAATAGTTTCTGCAAACGGCGGACATCTTGCCTCCAATCTTGGTACAGTGGAACTAACGGTAGCACTGGAGAAAGTTTTCGGTAAGCCGGAGGATCGAATTGTCTGGGATGTTGGACATCAGGCTTATACCCATAAAATTTTAACCGGACGGAGAGAAGCAATCTCTACGATTCGTACGAAAGGTGGAATTTCCGGATTTCCCAATCGACAAGAAAGCCCGTGGGATGCATTTACAGCAGGACATAGCAGTACTTCTATTTCTGCAGCCCTTGGAATTGCAGAAGCGAAGGCAATTCGCGGAGAAACTGGGCATGTAGTTGCCGTGATCGGCGATGGCGCATTGACCGGCGGCCTTGCCTATGAAGGGTTAAATAATGCGGGAAGGTTTCACAAGAATTTTATTGTGATTTTAAACGACAATAAAATGTCTATTTCGCATAATGTGGGTGGTATTGCGCGCTATCTTGCACATATGCGCACAAAACCGGCTTATCTAAAAGCAAAGAGCGATGTGGAATCAACGCTCCACCATATCCCGATGGTGGGAGATCCAATGAGCAATATTATAAAAAAGTCGAAAGCTGTTTTGAAGCAGCTTCTTTATAACAGCACTTTATTTGAGGACCTTGGCCTTTTCTATTATGGGCCGTATGATGGTCATGATCTGCCTCAGCTGATCGAAATTCTGCAGAATGCAAAACAGATTGACCACCCGATGCTGATTCATGTGCTTACGGAAAAAGGGCGCGGATATGCGTTTGCAGAAAAGAATCCGGGCGCTTTTCACGGCGTTTCAAAATTTGATGTCAAAACCGGAAAGTCTGTTCATCCGGGAGGAGAAAATTTCAGCTCTGTTTTTGGTATGCAGATCTGCAAATTGGCGCGTGAAGATCCAAAAATTTGTGCGGTAACAGCAGCAATGAGAAGCGGTACTTGTTTGGAAGCTTTTTCTCATGAATTTCCGGAGCGCTTTTTCGATGTCGGAATCGCTGAAGAACATGCAATTACTTTTTCAGGAGGACTTTCCAGTGCAGGAATGCTTCCTGTTTGTGCAATCTATTCCACGTTTTTGCAGAGAAGCTATGATCAGCTCATTCACGATGCAGCGCTTCAGCGCTTAAAATTGGTCATTGCAGTCGACCGTGCGGGCGTTGTGGGAGAAGATGGAGAAACACATCAGGGAATCATGGATGCAGCTTTTCTCAATACGATTCCAGAGATTACTGTTTATTCCCCCGCTTATTATGAAGAGCTTTGTATGGATCTTCAAAAGGCACTTTATGAAGATCAAAATGTTGTTGCCGTCCGTTATCCGCGCGGCTGCCAGCTTTTTAAGCCGTTTGATTTTATTCCCGATGGAATGCCATATCAGACTTATGGAGAAAAGAGTGCACCTTTGCTTTTGGTAACTTATGGCCGTTTATTTTCCTATGCTTGTAAAGCAAAGACTCTTTTAAAAGAAAAGAATATAAAAATTTCTATTTTAAAATTGAATCGGATCAAGCCGATTGACGAAAAGGCAATTTCTTTTGCATCTGCTTACGAAAAGATTTTCTTTTTTGAAGAGGGTATGGAAGAAGGCGGCATCGGAGAACATTTTTTGCGGATGTTGAAGCAGGAAAATTTTAAAGGCAACTATTATCTGCGCGGGATTCATGATTTTGTGCCGCATGCAACGGTTGATCAGGCACTGAAAGAATTACTTTTAGATGCAGACGGAATGTGTCAAATGATTTTAACGGAGACTTTAAATTGATAGAGAAAAAAAGACTAGATATTCTTCTGGTGGAACAGGGCTACTTTGAAAGTCGAGAAAAAGCGAAAGCCATTATTATGGCTGGAGATGTTTATATTGATCATCAAAAATTTGATAAGCCGGGGACGATGCTGCCGGTGGGCACAGAAATTGAAGTGCGCAGCACAGGCCCAAAATATGTCAGCCGTGGTGGATTGAAGCTTGAAAAGGCGATGCAGCTTTTTCCAATTTCTTTAAAAGCAAAAACGACCATGGATATTGGGGCAAGTACCGGCGGATTTACAGACTGCATGCTGCAAAACGGTGCAAAGAAGGTTTATTCTGTCGATGTGGGGTATGGCCAGCTGGCGTGGAAGCTCAGAAATGATGAGCGTGTCGTCAATCTGGAGCGGACAAACGTCCGTTATCTTACAAAAGAGCAGGTTTCAGAACCAATTGATTTTTTTAGCGTTGATGTTTCCTTTATTTCTTTGCGTTTGGTTTTGCCGGTGGCACGGGAGTTTTTGGCGCCCAGTGGTCAGGCGGTTTGTTTGATTAAGCCGCAGTTCGAAGCTGGAAGAGAAAAAGTCGGGAAAAAGGGAGTCGTCCGCGATCGAGCCGTGCATGAAGAAGTCATTCGAACAATTTCTGATTTTGTTTTGACCATTGGGTTCTCTATTTTGGGAATTACTTTTTCACCGGTAAAAGGGCCGGAAGGGAATATTGAATATTTAATTTATTTGCAAAAATCAGATACACCTACCAGCATTCAATTTGATCCGAAAGCTTTAGTAGAGGAATCTCATCTTTGCCTAAACGGAGGAAAGTAACATGAAGATTGCGGTTGTACCGAATTTAAATCGTTCTCTTGCAAGATCTGTTACTCATAGAATTCTTATGCAGCTGCATGCTCTTGGACAAGAAATCTTTATGGACGAGATTTACCGTAAAGAAGGATTTGAAGCCGATGCATTCTGGGAAAGCCATGCCGGATTAATGAATGCCTGTGACTTGATCCTCGCAGTTGGTGGGGATGGAACGATTATTCACCAGGCACGACACGCAGCAGAAGAGCGAAAACCGATTCTTGGAATCAATACGGGGCGTCTTGGATTTGTTGCCGGGTTAGAAGCGTCTGAGATTTCTTTTTTATCAAAGCTTGTAGAAGGGGATTATAAGCTTGAAAATCGCATGATGCTTCGTGCTTCCTATGAAAAAGAAGGAAAAAAGTATTATATGGATGCCTTAAATGACATTGTAATTTACCGGGGACCAAAAATCTTGGATTTTGAAGTCAGTCTTTCAGACCGAGAGATGAGCAGTTATCGGGCGGATGGGCTAATTTGTTCTACGCCGACCGGGAGTACCGCTTATTCGCTGGCTGCAGGGGGACCTGTGATTGATCCGGAAATGCGGTGTATTCTTCTGACGCCGGTATGCCCACATTCTTTATTAACGCGTCCTGTGCTCTTTTCGGAACATGCATGTTTGCAGGTGAAAGTTTCTTCTGCGGTAAATAGCAGTGCTCAACTGACAGCTGATGGTGATGATCCAATACAGTTGGAAGAAGGACAGAGCATTACCGTTACAAAGTCTCCATTATCAGTTCGTCTGATTAATTTAAAACGCAGTAATTTTTACGAAGTGGTCAATGCCAAATTAGGAGAGAGGAGAAATTAAAATGAAATCTCGGCGACACGCAAAAATATTGGAATTAATCACGCAGTATGATATTGATACACAGGAAGAATTGCTTCGACGATTGAGGGAAGATGGATTCGATGTGACACAAGCGACAGTTTCCCGCGATATCAAGGAATTGCGCCTTGTAAAAATTCTTTTGCACGATGGAAAATATAAATATTCAACCGGAAAAACCGGCGGTAAGGATATTTCTGCAAAATTTTATTCTTTGATGTCTGATGCCGTTATTTCGGTGCAGTCTGCAGGAAATGTGGTTGTCATAAAATCGCTTTCCGGGATGGCTCAAGCAATTTGCGCGGCGATGGATGCCATGCATTGGGATTCAGTTGTGGGTACGCTTGCAGGAGACGATACGATTTTTGTAATTGCAAGAGACGATCATAGTGCACAGCTTCTGATGAACGATCTGAAGAAGACAATGGGGTGAGGGTATGCTGGATCAGCTGTATATTGAGAATATAGCAGTGATAGAAAAAGCTTCCATTGATTTTTCAAAAGGGCTTAATGTGTTGACAGGAGAGACTGGTGCCGGAAAATCGATTGTGATCGATTCGATTCATGCTGTTTTGGGACACCGCACTTCCAAAGAATTGATTCGTTCCGGAGCAAAGAGTGCTTTTGTCAGCGCTGTATTTCGTAACCTTTCCGCTTCTGTTTTAAAAAGACTTTCGGAACTTTCCTATACGCCGGAGGAAGATGGAAGTCTGCTCTTGCAGCGGGAAATTCGGGAGGATGGGCGTACTGTTTGTCGGATTAATGAGCGTCCGGCCACGGTTTCTATTTTAAGAGATATCGGTTCTTTACTTGTCGACATTCATGGACAGAATGAAAATTATGGCTTGCTTTCTCAAAATCAGCATCTGCGGTATTTAGATCAGATGGCGCAGGACGAGGGTGCACTTTTAGAATATCAGAATGCTTATACCGCTATGCGCAGCACAGAAAAGCAACTGAAATCTCTGCAGATGGATGAGGCGGAAAAAGCCAGAAAAATCGATCTTTTAAGCTATCAAGTTGAAGAATTGGAAAATGCAGATTTAAAACTTGGAGAAGAGAAAGATCTCAAAGAAAAGCGCGCATTTTATAGAAACAGTGAAAAGCTTGCAAATGCAGTTGGAGAAGCTACGGATGCACTTTCC
This genomic window from Caproicibacterium sp. BJN0003 contains:
- the dxs gene encoding 1-deoxy-D-xylulose-5-phosphate synthase, whose protein sequence is MANLLDKIDSPADLQSLTNEELEQLCAEIRQKIIKIVSANGGHLASNLGTVELTVALEKVFGKPEDRIVWDVGHQAYTHKILTGRREAISTIRTKGGISGFPNRQESPWDAFTAGHSSTSISAALGIAEAKAIRGETGHVVAVIGDGALTGGLAYEGLNNAGRFHKNFIVILNDNKMSISHNVGGIARYLAHMRTKPAYLKAKSDVESTLHHIPMVGDPMSNIIKKSKAVLKQLLYNSTLFEDLGLFYYGPYDGHDLPQLIEILQNAKQIDHPMLIHVLTEKGRGYAFAEKNPGAFHGVSKFDVKTGKSVHPGGENFSSVFGMQICKLAREDPKICAVTAAMRSGTCLEAFSHEFPERFFDVGIAEEHAITFSGGLSSAGMLPVCAIYSTFLQRSYDQLIHDAALQRLKLVIAVDRAGVVGEDGETHQGIMDAAFLNTIPEITVYSPAYYEELCMDLQKALYEDQNVVAVRYPRGCQLFKPFDFIPDGMPYQTYGEKSAPLLLVTYGRLFSYACKAKTLLKEKNIKISILKLNRIKPIDEKAISFASAYEKIFFFEEGMEEGGIGEHFLRMLKQENFKGNYYLRGIHDFVPHATVDQALKELLLDADGMCQMILTETLN
- a CDS encoding arginine repressor, encoding MKSRRHAKILELITQYDIDTQEELLRRLREDGFDVTQATVSRDIKELRLVKILLHDGKYKYSTGKTGGKDISAKFYSLMSDAVISVQSAGNVVVIKSLSGMAQAICAAMDAMHWDSVVGTLAGDDTIFVIARDDHSAQLLMNDLKKTMG
- the lgt gene encoding prolipoprotein diacylglyceryl transferase is translated as MQIIHNVTFPKMGITLQVNEIAFTIGSKPIYWYGIIIATGLILAILYTMKSCKKFHVNSDHLIDCILVGVIGGVIGARAYYVIFYPGDKYIKDPSQIFHIWEGGLGIYGGIIVGLLCGALMAKHHKMSVPAVLDLASMGFLIGQCIGRWGNFINQEAFGIETNLPWGMQSDMTRAFAPNPVHPCFLYESLWCLIGFLLLHFFSRKLRRYDGQVFLLYSCWYGLGRFFIEGLRTDSLLLPIVPLRVSQVVAAAAVLVSIILLIVFRNRTTLSGCGAPEVVSLNHLVDEIPEDMIESETEQNASSETVKDEKSETETVETKESVQTTDSDKQEDSASEVTNQPTQQTDEPQKKE
- the folD gene encoding bifunctional methylenetetrahydrofolate dehydrogenase/methenyltetrahydrofolate cyclohydrolase FolD, producing MMGKRIDGKAIAAELRAQVALETVAIKKQGIEPSLAVVIVGDDPASRTYVNNKKKACAEVGIRSLEFALPKETSQKELEELVQRLNKDPDVDGILVQSPLPKGLDEKAIVNEINPQKDVDAFHPVNVGHIMIGDYKLLPCTPAGIMELLRHENISVEGKQCVVIGRSNIVGKPMAMLLMHANGTVTICHSKTKNLKEICKQADILVAAVGKTKFVTKEMVKPGAVVIDVGMDRDENGKLCGDVDYEAVEPIASAITPVPGGVGPMTIAMLLKNTLTASKQRRG
- the yfmF gene encoding EF-P 5-aminopentanol modification-associated protein YfmF codes for the protein MPELEQTALGNGIRFLGVRDPKFKTFRISVNFFLPMKKNRAAATAMIPFLLSRASREYPDFSAMSKKMADLYGSVVTAEASKLGDAQVLTLSAAGISDRYALSQEKISYELANVLCGMIFDPLIENGLFPKDGFEQEKRQSLERMDAEYNDKRMYALLQCQKLMFSDEPAGIDRFGGRSAVEALRPEELVPAWKELLRNSKIELLSLGDCDSQAVCSGFQKAFSGIHREPETCDTIVKAPSEKILEKTEKQNVAQGKLVMGFRSAINLQSPKWPAMALMNTVFGGSPSSKLFLNVRERLSLCYYCSSLFDSMKGAMFVQSGVETKNFEAAQAEIQHQMDEMKKGNITEEEISSAKLTMENSYRTVMDSLWSLENWYVGQTYAPKIKTPLEYADQISKVKSEEIVEAAQKIQPAAVYRLTSSEGAKS
- a CDS encoding NAD(+)/NADH kinase, whose translation is MKIAVVPNLNRSLARSVTHRILMQLHALGQEIFMDEIYRKEGFEADAFWESHAGLMNACDLILAVGGDGTIIHQARHAAEERKPILGINTGRLGFVAGLEASEISFLSKLVEGDYKLENRMMLRASYEKEGKKYYMDALNDIVIYRGPKILDFEVSLSDREMSSYRADGLICSTPTGSTAYSLAAGGPVIDPEMRCILLTPVCPHSLLTRPVLFSEHACLQVKVSSAVNSSAQLTADGDDPIQLEEGQSITVTKSPLSVRLINLKRSNFYEVVNAKLGERRN
- a CDS encoding TlyA family RNA methyltransferase translates to MIEKKRLDILLVEQGYFESREKAKAIIMAGDVYIDHQKFDKPGTMLPVGTEIEVRSTGPKYVSRGGLKLEKAMQLFPISLKAKTTMDIGASTGGFTDCMLQNGAKKVYSVDVGYGQLAWKLRNDERVVNLERTNVRYLTKEQVSEPIDFFSVDVSFISLRLVLPVAREFLAPSGQAVCLIKPQFEAGREKVGKKGVVRDRAVHEEVIRTISDFVLTIGFSILGITFSPVKGPEGNIEYLIYLQKSDTPTSIQFDPKALVEESHLCLNGGK
- a CDS encoding DMT family transporter; translated protein: MQNQKKVHLAESGLFLVTILWGTSFVIIKQATTLVEPGYLLGIRFLFAAVMMALIFHKKLKLLTLDSLKFSFVLGGLLFLSYYLQTVAIKYTTAGKNAFLTTIYVIIVPFLYWIIRKVRPRPANLISAFFCIIGIALISLSGDSFSLNFGDFLTILCGFFFASHIIFLSIASRQYDPILMSILQFFVVGVLSFLVAVFTEPVPALSPASLLPILYLSVFCTMIALGLQAVGEKYVNPSKASLIMSLESLIGCISGIVFLGEPLTIKLVAGFAMIFLAMLISELPTILSKTGPASKSEP
- the yfmH gene encoding EF-P 5-aminopentanol modification-associated protein YfmH — protein: MNLSELKEVRSERLGDCYYEGKHPSGLQIYLYPKKKNASTYAIFGTRYGSVDTRFRRSDEQEESKVPAGIAHYLEHKLFESEDGDAFTRYAKTGASANAYTSFDVTCYLFSCTEHVYDSLEILLDFVQSPYFTEQTVKKEQGIIGQEIRMYDDDPDWRVLFNMLEAMYQNHPVKVDIAGTVESIAKITPELLYRCYHTFYNLNNMVLCVVGNIDPQKVLDLCDKMLKPSKAVTVDRIFEPEPETVLKSRIEQSLSVASPLFSLGFKEKAERRATTKEMAETSILLSLLADDSSPLFRRLLDASLINESSFGYENFEGPGYACVIFSGESKDPDAVQKEILKELESYRKNGVSDEAFERAKKTVYGKNVSSFNSVESIANAMASFSFADRSLFAYVDAIANATKEEVLSRLNTQLLPENRVLSIIHPEKA